In Amycolatopsis coloradensis, one genomic interval encodes:
- a CDS encoding SSI family serine proteinase inhibitor, with protein MAFFEPIGACVLALACMAPAQPAESTFQLTSHDTRGRIGTVSLTCEPTGGSHPGRGGACAKLSEVDGEFDRLRPEPRACTLEYAPVDVSAVGKWRGEPVTYRTSYANRCVADAESAGVFTF; from the coding sequence ATGGCTTTCTTCGAACCGATCGGCGCCTGCGTGCTCGCGCTGGCCTGTATGGCCCCCGCGCAACCCGCCGAATCCACGTTTCAGCTGACCAGCCACGACACCCGGGGCCGGATCGGCACCGTCTCGCTCACCTGCGAACCCACCGGGGGGTCTCACCCGGGACGCGGTGGCGCCTGCGCCAAGCTGTCCGAAGTGGACGGAGAGTTCGACCGGCTCCGCCCGGAACCGCGGGCCTGCACCCTCGAGTACGCCCCGGTGGACGTCTCCGCGGTCGGCAAGTGGCGCGGCGAGCCGGTCACCTACCGCACTTCCTACGCCAACCGTTGCGTCGCCGACGCCGAGTCGGCAGGCGTCTTCACCTTCTGA
- a CDS encoding DUF4173 domain-containing protein: protein MSEEQEGRQAHASPPRATSTMAPTVPDGALPPKPMPPAPQVPVLMRPRVPPKSTIVPLPGSVLPAAVAAGLIAAFAMPDEPGAGWFVAGLAFAVAVYFADKRARGDAEPHFRLVNAVWAAAALGLLAVGMVRASVWLNVLCVLAALVAGSLAVVGKRTVNTIIYDVFAVPIEALLSIPWVGRGLAKLGKKQEGRARPRFLVPVLASALLLLVFVPLLRGADAAFANVVDAVLPELNPGTFVRWGFFFVVAASAVTGACYLLAAPPLPSDSAAVDTARKRLAHRLEWTLPLGVLVALFTSFVVVRLVVLFGGTEYLLATSGLTAAEYARSGFWQLSAITVLTLLLVAAALRWAPKSSAADRAWQRGLLGALSVLSLVLVASALSRMWTYQQAYGFTVLRLLVEFCELWIGLIFLLVLVSLIPLRSAWLPRAAIGAAVAALLGLAVLDPERFIADRNIDRLAHGKTLDTGYLSRFSADVVPSADRLPEPLRSCVLRPVVREISEDDWRDWNLSRSLARQTPVAAEDGIGCRYLPRS, encoded by the coding sequence ATGAGCGAAGAACAAGAAGGCCGGCAGGCGCACGCGTCGCCCCCGAGGGCGACGAGCACGATGGCTCCGACCGTGCCCGACGGAGCCCTGCCGCCCAAGCCCATGCCGCCCGCGCCGCAGGTCCCGGTGCTGATGCGGCCCCGCGTGCCGCCCAAATCGACGATCGTCCCGCTTCCCGGCTCCGTCCTGCCCGCGGCGGTCGCGGCCGGGTTGATCGCCGCCTTCGCCATGCCGGACGAGCCCGGAGCCGGCTGGTTCGTGGCCGGGCTCGCGTTCGCGGTGGCCGTCTACTTCGCCGACAAGCGCGCCCGCGGCGACGCCGAACCGCACTTCCGTCTGGTCAACGCGGTATGGGCGGCGGCCGCGCTGGGCCTGCTCGCCGTCGGCATGGTCCGCGCGTCCGTGTGGCTGAACGTGTTGTGCGTGCTGGCCGCCCTCGTCGCCGGATCCCTCGCCGTGGTCGGGAAGCGCACGGTGAACACGATCATCTACGACGTCTTCGCGGTCCCGATCGAAGCGCTGCTTTCGATCCCGTGGGTCGGGCGCGGGCTCGCGAAGCTCGGCAAGAAGCAGGAAGGCCGCGCGAGGCCGAGGTTCCTGGTGCCGGTGCTGGCCAGCGCCTTGTTGTTGCTGGTGTTCGTGCCGCTGCTGCGGGGCGCGGACGCCGCGTTCGCGAACGTCGTCGACGCGGTGCTCCCCGAACTGAACCCCGGAACGTTCGTGCGCTGGGGATTCTTCTTCGTCGTGGCCGCGTCGGCCGTGACCGGCGCGTGTTACCTGCTGGCGGCGCCCCCGCTGCCGTCCGACAGTGCTGCTGTCGACACGGCGCGCAAACGCCTGGCGCACCGGCTCGAATGGACGTTGCCGCTGGGGGTGCTGGTGGCGCTGTTCACGAGCTTCGTCGTGGTCCGCCTGGTCGTGTTGTTCGGCGGCACCGAATACCTTCTGGCCACGAGCGGCCTGACGGCGGCCGAATACGCCAGGAGCGGGTTCTGGCAGCTCTCCGCCATCACCGTGCTGACCCTGCTGCTGGTCGCCGCCGCGCTGCGATGGGCGCCGAAGTCGTCGGCGGCCGATCGGGCCTGGCAGCGCGGCCTCCTCGGCGCGCTGAGCGTGCTCAGCCTGGTGCTGGTCGCCTCGGCGTTGAGTCGCATGTGGACATACCAGCAGGCGTACGGGTTCACCGTGCTGCGGCTACTGGTCGAGTTCTGCGAACTCTGGATCGGACTGATCTTCTTGCTGGTGCTCGTTTCCCTGATCCCGCTGCGGTCGGCATGGCTGCCGCGCGCGGCCATCGGAGCCGCCGTCGCGGCGCTGCTCGGACTGGCCGTCCTCGATCCGGAACGGTTCATCGCCGACCGCAACATCGACCGGCTCGCGCACGGCAAGACGCTCGACACCGGTTACCTCTCAAGGTTTTCCGCTGACGTCGTGCCGTCGGCCGACCGGCTTCCGGAGCCGCTGCGGTCCTGTGTGCTCAGGCCGGTCGTGCGGGAAATTTCGGAAGATGATTGGCGCGATTGGAACCTGAGCCGGTCCCTCGCGCGTCAGACCCCTGTCGCCGCGGAGGACGGGATCGGGTGCCGGTACCTGCCCCGTTCTTGA
- a CDS encoding HAMP domain-containing sensor histidine kinase produces MKLRPLLGRVVDALPRPLDPVRSIKLKLAILLVSSGGIAFAFFNWQIGWLPPRTTIAAMVLAVVTSQILAHGMTRPLREMTAAARAMAKGDYTRRVRATARDEVGELSHAFNQMAADLDASDQRRRELIANVSHELRTPITALNGVLENLVDGVAEPDPATLKTALQQTERLGRLVSELLDLSRIDAGAFPLQLEEFDLELLLEEVATEAGATGRGVRFSVDVQPPGATAVADRGRLYQVVVNLLDNAVRHGPAGGEVRVRAEARETDVVIEVEDEGPGIPPGERDSVFERFTRGERAGGGGTGLGLAIARWVVDLHDGSIAVVTPEQRPGCVIRVVIPVP; encoded by the coding sequence GTGAAGCTTCGCCCCCTGCTCGGCCGCGTCGTCGACGCGCTCCCGAGACCGCTCGACCCGGTCCGCTCCATCAAGCTCAAGCTCGCGATCCTGCTGGTGTCCTCGGGCGGTATCGCGTTCGCCTTCTTCAACTGGCAGATCGGCTGGCTGCCGCCGCGGACCACGATCGCCGCGATGGTGCTCGCCGTGGTGACCTCGCAGATCCTGGCGCACGGGATGACCAGGCCGCTGCGCGAGATGACCGCCGCCGCCCGCGCGATGGCCAAGGGCGACTACACCCGGCGGGTCCGGGCGACCGCTCGCGACGAGGTCGGGGAGCTGTCGCACGCCTTCAACCAGATGGCCGCGGACCTGGACGCCTCGGATCAGCGGCGCCGGGAGCTGATCGCGAACGTCTCCCACGAACTCCGCACGCCGATCACCGCGCTGAACGGGGTGCTGGAGAACCTCGTCGACGGCGTCGCCGAACCCGATCCGGCGACGTTGAAGACCGCGCTGCAGCAGACCGAGCGGCTCGGCAGGCTGGTCTCGGAACTCCTCGATCTTTCGCGGATCGACGCGGGCGCGTTCCCGTTGCAGCTGGAGGAGTTCGATCTCGAACTGCTGCTGGAGGAGGTCGCCACCGAAGCCGGGGCCACCGGTCGCGGAGTGCGCTTCTCCGTCGACGTCCAGCCGCCCGGCGCGACGGCCGTCGCCGACCGCGGCAGGCTCTACCAGGTCGTGGTCAACCTGCTCGACAACGCCGTCCGGCACGGCCCGGCCGGGGGAGAGGTCCGGGTGCGGGCGGAGGCCCGCGAGACCGACGTCGTCATCGAGGTCGAGGACGAAGGCCCCGGGATCCCGCCGGGTGAGCGCGACAGCGTGTTCGAGCGGTTCACCCGCGGCGAACGGGCCGGCGGCGGGGGCACCGGCCTGGGGCTCGCGATCGCGCGATGGGTGGTCGATCTCCACGACGGCAGCATCGCCGTCGTCACGCCCGAGCAGCGGCCGGGCTGTGTCATCCGCGTCGTGATCCCCGTTCCGTAG
- a CDS encoding response regulator transcription factor has translation MLVVEDDVTIAESIAARLRAEGFTVDLAHDGPSGVETDAEREPDLVVLDVMLPGFDGLEVCRRIQARRPVPVLMLTARSDETDMLIGLGVGADDYLTKPFSMRVLSARVHALLRRVERAARTDVSDAGTKIVLGDLEIDVEQRRVTRAGNQAQLTPIEFDLLVHFAKRPRAVQPRERLLSEVWDWDVAGTGSGTRAVDSHIKALRRKLGADLIRTVHGVGYALEVGS, from the coding sequence GTGCTGGTCGTCGAGGACGACGTGACCATCGCCGAGAGCATCGCCGCGCGGCTGCGGGCCGAGGGATTCACCGTGGACCTGGCGCACGATGGCCCGTCCGGCGTCGAGACCGACGCCGAGCGCGAGCCGGACCTGGTGGTGCTCGACGTGATGCTCCCGGGATTCGACGGGCTCGAGGTCTGCCGCCGGATCCAGGCCCGCCGTCCGGTCCCGGTGCTGATGCTGACCGCCCGTTCGGACGAGACGGACATGCTGATCGGTCTCGGCGTCGGCGCGGACGACTACCTCACCAAGCCGTTCTCCATGCGGGTGCTCTCGGCGCGGGTGCACGCGCTGCTGCGCCGCGTCGAACGAGCGGCCAGGACCGACGTGAGCGACGCCGGTACGAAGATCGTCCTCGGCGACCTCGAAATCGACGTCGAGCAGCGGCGGGTCACGCGCGCGGGCAACCAGGCCCAGCTGACGCCGATCGAGTTCGACCTCCTCGTCCACTTCGCGAAGCGCCCGAGGGCGGTGCAGCCGAGGGAACGCCTGCTCAGCGAGGTCTGGGACTGGGACGTCGCGGGCACCGGTTCGGGCACCCGCGCGGTCGACAGTCACATCAAGGCGCTGCGCCGCAAGCTGGGCGCCGACCTCATCCGCACCGTGCACGGCGTCGGTTACGCCCTGGAGGTGGGATCGTGA
- a CDS encoding NCS1 family nucleobase:cation symporter-1, translated as MEPTARGTQHVHPDGRVELGEVESLKDSRFYNEELAPVPVEKRTWTTYTYFALWMGMAHNIPSYALAASLIALGMNWVQALLTITIGNLIVLIPMLLNSHAGTKYGIPFPVFARAFFGMRGANLAALLRAFIACGWFGIQTWVGGEAIYIIVGRLAGSGWKDATVVLGQHWTLWLSFGLFWLFQMLVIWRGMEAVRKFENWTAPLVSVGFLILLGYVLVKAGGFGPILAEPGKLGWGPDFWKVFAPALMAMIAFWSTLSLNMPDFTRFGGSQGKQVRGQILGLPTTMTFIAIVAILTTSGGSVLYGEQIWDPAKLADRFDSPVVVVVALIALVLATVSANLAANVVSPSYDFSNAFPKKITFAVGGLITGIIGILIQPWRLYSDPNIYIFAWLGFYGGLLGAVAGVLVAGYWVVNRTRLNLRDLYTERGVYWFNGGWNWRALVATLVGAVLAVGGAYGGPFPADGLIPLLKPLYDYNWVVGLAGAFVVYLLLALPERNRTTEIEEDASERPGPSRIDPAAVDG; from the coding sequence ATGGAGCCGACGGCACGCGGTACGCAGCACGTGCATCCTGATGGCCGGGTGGAACTCGGCGAGGTCGAGTCCTTGAAGGACAGCCGCTTCTACAACGAAGAACTCGCCCCGGTCCCGGTCGAAAAGCGCACCTGGACCACGTACACCTACTTCGCGCTGTGGATGGGCATGGCGCACAACATCCCCTCCTACGCGCTCGCGGCGTCGCTGATCGCGCTCGGGATGAACTGGGTACAGGCGTTGCTCACGATCACGATCGGCAACCTGATCGTGTTGATCCCGATGCTGCTCAACAGCCACGCCGGGACGAAGTACGGCATCCCCTTCCCGGTGTTCGCCCGCGCCTTCTTCGGGATGCGCGGCGCGAATCTGGCGGCGTTGCTGCGGGCGTTCATCGCGTGCGGCTGGTTCGGCATCCAGACCTGGGTCGGCGGCGAGGCGATCTACATCATCGTCGGGCGGCTGGCCGGCTCCGGCTGGAAGGATGCCACCGTCGTCCTCGGCCAGCACTGGACGCTCTGGCTTTCGTTCGGCCTGTTCTGGCTGTTCCAGATGCTCGTCATCTGGCGCGGCATGGAGGCGGTCCGGAAGTTCGAGAACTGGACGGCGCCGCTGGTGTCGGTCGGCTTCCTGATCCTGCTGGGCTATGTCCTGGTCAAGGCGGGCGGCTTCGGCCCGATCCTGGCCGAACCCGGGAAACTCGGCTGGGGACCGGACTTCTGGAAGGTGTTCGCCCCGGCGCTGATGGCGATGATCGCGTTCTGGTCGACGCTTTCGCTGAACATGCCGGACTTCACCCGGTTCGGCGGCAGCCAGGGCAAACAGGTCCGCGGCCAGATCCTCGGTCTGCCGACCACGATGACGTTCATCGCGATCGTGGCCATCCTGACCACCTCGGGCGGCAGTGTCCTCTACGGCGAGCAGATCTGGGACCCGGCGAAACTGGCCGACCGGTTCGACTCGCCGGTCGTCGTGGTGGTCGCGCTGATCGCGCTGGTACTGGCGACGGTGTCCGCGAACCTGGCGGCGAACGTGGTCAGCCCGTCCTACGACTTCTCCAACGCTTTCCCCAAGAAGATCACCTTCGCCGTCGGCGGGCTGATCACCGGCATCATCGGCATCCTCATCCAGCCGTGGCGGCTCTACTCCGATCCGAACATCTACATCTTCGCCTGGCTCGGCTTCTACGGCGGCCTGCTCGGCGCGGTCGCCGGGGTGCTCGTCGCCGGTTACTGGGTGGTCAACCGCACGCGCCTCAATCTGCGGGATCTCTACACCGAACGCGGCGTCTACTGGTTCAACGGCGGCTGGAACTGGCGGGCGCTCGTCGCGACGCTGGTCGGTGCCGTCCTCGCGGTCGGCGGCGCGTACGGCGGGCCGTTCCCCGCCGACGGGCTGATCCCGCTCCTGAAACCGCTCTACGACTACAACTGGGTCGTCGGCCTGGCGGGCGCCTTCGTCGTCTACCTGCTGCTGGCCCTGCCCGAACGCAACCGCACCACCGAGATCGAGGAGGATGCAAGTGAGCGACCTGGTCCGAGCCGGATTGATCCAGCAGCGGTGGACGGGTGA
- a CDS encoding nitrilase-related carbon-nitrogen hydrolase: MSDLVRAGLIQQRWTGDKESMIANAVEAIGKAASQGAQVVCLQELFYGPYFCQVQDTDYYSYTEGIPDGPTTKLMQEVAERHGVVLVVPMYEVEQPGVYYNTAAVIDADGTYLGKHRKNHIPQVKGFWEKFYFRPGNLGYPVFDTAVGRIGVYICYERHFPEGWRALGLAGAKIVFNPSATSRGLSEYLWRLEQPAAAVANEYYVGTINRVGVEPLGDNDFYGQSYFADPRGQLVGEAASDTEEEIVVRDLDMAKLAEVRDLWAFYRDRRPDSYGPLAEA, from the coding sequence GTGAGCGACCTGGTCCGAGCCGGATTGATCCAGCAGCGGTGGACGGGTGACAAGGAGTCGATGATCGCGAACGCGGTCGAAGCCATCGGCAAGGCCGCTTCGCAGGGAGCGCAGGTCGTCTGCCTGCAGGAGTTGTTCTACGGCCCGTACTTCTGCCAGGTGCAGGACACCGACTACTACTCCTACACCGAGGGCATCCCCGACGGGCCGACGACGAAGCTCATGCAGGAGGTCGCCGAACGCCACGGCGTCGTGCTGGTCGTCCCGATGTACGAGGTCGAGCAGCCCGGCGTGTACTACAACACCGCCGCGGTGATCGACGCCGACGGCACCTACCTCGGCAAGCACCGCAAGAACCACATCCCGCAGGTGAAGGGGTTCTGGGAGAAGTTCTACTTCCGGCCCGGGAACCTGGGCTACCCGGTGTTCGACACCGCCGTCGGCCGGATCGGCGTGTACATCTGTTACGAGCGGCACTTCCCGGAGGGCTGGCGCGCGCTGGGCCTGGCGGGCGCGAAGATCGTGTTCAACCCGTCGGCGACCAGCCGGGGCCTTTCGGAGTACTTGTGGCGGCTGGAGCAGCCCGCGGCCGCCGTCGCGAACGAGTACTACGTCGGCACGATCAACCGCGTCGGCGTGGAACCCCTGGGTGACAACGACTTCTACGGCCAGTCGTATTTCGCGGACCCGCGCGGCCAGCTCGTCGGCGAAGCCGCTTCCGACACCGAGGAGGAGATCGTCGTCCGCGACCTCGACATGGCGAAGCTCGCCGAAGTGCGGGACCTGTGGGCTTTCTACCGAGACCGGCGTCCCGACAGCTACGGACCCCTCGCGGAGGCGTGA
- the hydA gene encoding dihydropyrimidinase: MTTLISGGRVLSTAGASAADVLVDGETISAVGAPGTLGPADSVIDATGKYVLPGGIDAHTHMEMPFGGTHSVDTFGTGTTAAAWGGTTTIIDFAVQAKGTSLLSTMDKWHEKADGNCAIDYGFHMIVSDVNDSSLKEMRACVDGGVGSFKMFMAYPGVFYSTDGEILLAMQKAREIGATIMMHAENGIAIDQLAAQAFAAGKIDPVQHGLTRPPELEGEATSRAIQLAKVTGAPLYIVHLSASQALAAVAEARNDGQNVFAETCPQYLYLSIEDLAKPDFEGSKYVASPPLREKSHQADLWRGLRTNDLSVVSTDHCPFCFKDQKELGRGDFRAIPNGIPGVEHRMDLLHQGVVAGELTLGRWVETCSTTPARMFGLYPRKGVIAAGSDADIVVYDPAAKQTLSVETHHMNVDYSAYEGMEITGKVETVLSRGRVVVSPSGFSGSTTHGKFLSRDLNQYLN; the protein is encoded by the coding sequence ATGACCACCCTCATCAGCGGCGGGCGGGTGCTGTCCACGGCGGGCGCTTCGGCGGCGGACGTCCTCGTCGACGGCGAGACGATCTCGGCCGTCGGCGCCCCCGGCACACTGGGGCCCGCCGATTCGGTGATCGACGCCACCGGGAAGTACGTGCTGCCCGGCGGGATCGACGCGCACACCCATATGGAGATGCCGTTCGGCGGAACACATTCCGTCGACACCTTCGGCACCGGGACGACGGCGGCGGCGTGGGGCGGGACGACCACGATCATCGACTTCGCCGTCCAGGCCAAGGGCACGTCTCTACTGTCCACTATGGACAAATGGCACGAGAAGGCCGACGGCAACTGCGCCATCGACTACGGCTTCCACATGATCGTCTCGGACGTCAACGATTCGTCGTTGAAGGAGATGCGGGCCTGCGTCGACGGCGGTGTCGGCAGCTTCAAGATGTTCATGGCCTATCCGGGGGTGTTCTACTCCACGGACGGCGAGATCCTGCTGGCCATGCAGAAGGCGCGCGAGATCGGCGCGACGATCATGATGCACGCGGAGAACGGCATCGCGATCGACCAGCTGGCCGCGCAGGCGTTCGCCGCCGGGAAGATCGACCCGGTGCAGCACGGGCTCACCCGGCCGCCGGAGCTGGAGGGCGAGGCGACGTCGCGCGCGATCCAGCTGGCCAAGGTGACCGGGGCGCCGCTGTACATCGTGCACCTCTCGGCGTCACAGGCGCTCGCGGCGGTCGCGGAAGCGCGTAACGACGGGCAGAACGTCTTCGCGGAGACGTGTCCGCAGTATCTCTATCTGTCCATCGAGGACTTGGCGAAGCCGGATTTCGAGGGTTCGAAGTACGTCGCCTCTCCCCCGTTGCGGGAGAAGTCGCATCAGGCTGACCTGTGGCGAGGCCTGCGCACCAACGACCTCTCGGTGGTGTCGACGGATCACTGCCCCTTCTGTTTCAAGGACCAGAAGGAGCTCGGCCGCGGCGACTTCCGCGCGATCCCCAACGGGATCCCCGGCGTCGAGCACCGGATGGACCTGCTGCACCAGGGTGTCGTGGCGGGTGAGCTCACCCTCGGCCGCTGGGTCGAGACCTGCTCGACCACCCCGGCGCGGATGTTCGGGCTCTACCCGCGCAAGGGCGTCATCGCGGCGGGTTCGGACGCGGACATCGTCGTCTACGACCCGGCGGCGAAGCAGACCTTGTCGGTCGAGACGCACCACATGAACGTGGACTACTCGGCCTACGAAGGGATGGAGATCACCGGCAAGGTCGAGACGGTGCTGTCCCGCGGGCGCGTGGTCGTGTCGCCGTCCGGCTTCTCGGGCAGTACGACGCACGGGAAATTCCTCTCGCGCGATCTGAACCAGTACCTGAATTGA
- a CDS encoding TIGR03842 family LLM class F420-dependent oxidoreductase: MDFGIVLQTDPPARDLVRLMKAAEDQGFRYGWTFDSCVLWQEPFVVYSQILAATSSMIVGPMVTSPATRDWSVMASTFATLNDMYGNRTVCGIGRGDSAHRVVGMPPSTLATVRDCMHVVKELAEGREVLLRGKPVQIPWIRNGRLEMWMAGYGPKALKTVGEHADGFILQCADPAIARWTIGSVREAARAAGRDPAGITICLAAPAYVGDDLAHQREQLRWFGGMVGNHVADLVARYGDSGPVPRELTDYIRERQGYDYSHHGRAGNPSTDFVPDEIVDRFCLLGPSSAHVERLEELASLGVDQFSLYLMHDQREETLKRYGSEVINR; this comes from the coding sequence ATGGACTTCGGGATTGTACTTCAGACCGATCCGCCCGCGCGTGACCTCGTGCGGCTGATGAAGGCCGCCGAGGACCAGGGTTTCCGCTACGGCTGGACGTTCGACTCGTGCGTGCTGTGGCAGGAACCGTTCGTCGTCTACTCGCAGATCCTCGCGGCGACGTCGTCGATGATCGTGGGCCCGATGGTGACCAGCCCGGCCACCCGGGACTGGTCTGTGATGGCGTCGACTTTCGCCACGCTCAACGACATGTACGGCAACCGGACCGTCTGCGGGATCGGCCGCGGCGACTCGGCCCACCGGGTGGTCGGCATGCCACCATCCACTTTGGCCACCGTGCGCGACTGCATGCACGTGGTCAAGGAACTCGCCGAAGGACGCGAAGTCCTGTTGCGGGGCAAGCCGGTGCAGATCCCCTGGATCCGCAACGGCAGACTTGAGATGTGGATGGCGGGATACGGGCCCAAGGCGCTGAAGACGGTCGGCGAGCACGCCGACGGCTTCATCCTCCAGTGCGCCGATCCCGCGATCGCCCGGTGGACCATCGGTTCCGTCCGTGAGGCCGCCCGCGCGGCCGGCCGGGATCCGGCGGGGATCACGATCTGCCTCGCGGCCCCGGCGTACGTCGGCGACGATCTGGCGCATCAGCGGGAACAGTTGCGCTGGTTCGGCGGGATGGTCGGCAACCACGTCGCGGACCTCGTGGCGCGGTACGGCGATTCCGGTCCGGTGCCACGCGAACTGACCGACTACATCCGCGAGCGGCAGGGCTACGACTACTCGCACCACGGGCGGGCGGGCAATCCGTCGACCGATTTCGTCCCGGACGAGATCGTGGACCGGTTCTGCCTGCTCGGGCCTTCTTCGGCGCATGTGGAACGCCTGGAGGAGCTGGCTTCGCTCGGTGTCGACCAGTTCTCGCTGTACCTGATGCACGACCAGCGCGAAGAAACCCTGAAGCGCTACGGCTCGGAGGTCATCAACCGCTGA
- a CDS encoding FAD-dependent monooxygenase — MTDVDVIIVGAGPTGLMLAAELRLAGARPLILERRPEQGKTPKAHGLSGQILDLLHHRGLLERVRGLVTDPVPPHRFPFGGVHVDLTRFEEPPLKALSVRQQSLERLLEEHAIELGAEVRRGHEVVGLRQDEDSVTAEVRGPGGSYEVSAPYLVGCDGGRSPVRSMAGIGFPGTTYPEVNRIGQVKIPDGLTVHDNGDIETPELGRIKAGFTRTDTGVFALGSLTPGIVFIQTTEDDPGEVDDDVPMTLAELGDSIRRVLGGDVPLGEPVRLSRYQFSARQAERYREGRVLLAGDAAHLLPSTGTAINVGMSDSVNLAWKLAAEIQGRAPEGLLDTYHAERHAAGARALLQSRAQVALRRGHDEAAEALRAVFQELLDDEQAARRLASHVAGTDTRYPMPGSGHALAGTFVPDLALETDEGPTSVAELLRPARPVLLDLAGRPELRDLAQGRVDVHTAKTEDRPADVLLIRPDGYVAWAGDAPDGLGEALAAWFGA, encoded by the coding sequence TTGACGGACGTCGACGTGATCATCGTGGGTGCCGGCCCGACCGGTCTGATGCTGGCCGCCGAACTGCGGCTGGCCGGTGCGCGCCCGCTGATCCTGGAACGGCGGCCGGAACAGGGGAAGACTCCGAAGGCCCACGGCCTCAGCGGGCAGATCCTGGACCTGCTGCACCATCGCGGCCTGCTGGAGCGGGTGCGGGGGCTCGTCACCGACCCCGTCCCGCCGCATCGGTTCCCGTTCGGTGGGGTGCACGTGGACCTCACCCGGTTCGAGGAGCCGCCGCTGAAGGCGCTTTCGGTACGGCAGCAGTCGCTGGAGCGGCTGCTGGAGGAGCACGCCATCGAGCTCGGCGCGGAAGTGCGTCGCGGGCACGAAGTCGTCGGGCTGCGCCAGGACGAGGACTCGGTGACCGCCGAGGTACGCGGACCCGGCGGATCGTACGAGGTCAGCGCCCCGTACCTGGTGGGCTGCGACGGCGGACGCAGTCCCGTCCGTTCGATGGCGGGGATCGGTTTCCCCGGCACCACCTATCCCGAGGTCAACCGGATCGGACAGGTCAAGATCCCCGACGGGCTCACCGTCCACGACAACGGCGACATCGAGACGCCGGAACTGGGCCGGATCAAGGCGGGCTTCACGCGCACCGACACCGGCGTGTTCGCGCTCGGTTCGCTGACGCCGGGGATCGTGTTCATCCAGACCACGGAGGACGATCCCGGCGAGGTCGACGACGACGTGCCGATGACCCTCGCGGAACTCGGGGACAGCATCCGGCGGGTGCTCGGCGGCGACGTCCCGCTGGGCGAGCCGGTCCGGCTCTCGCGCTACCAGTTCTCCGCCCGCCAGGCGGAGCGCTACCGCGAAGGGCGGGTCCTGCTGGCGGGCGACGCGGCCCACCTGCTGCCGTCCACCGGCACGGCGATCAACGTCGGGATGTCCGACTCGGTCAACCTGGCGTGGAAGCTGGCCGCGGAGATCCAGGGCCGGGCGCCGGAAGGGCTGCTGGACACCTACCACGCGGAACGGCATGCCGCCGGTGCGCGTGCGCTCCTGCAGTCCCGGGCGCAGGTCGCGTTGCGGCGCGGGCACGACGAAGCGGCCGAAGCGCTCCGCGCGGTCTTCCAGGAACTGCTGGACGACGAGCAGGCGGCGCGTCGGCTGGCCTCCCACGTCGCCGGGACCGACACGCGCTATCCGATGCCGGGCTCCGGGCACGCGCTCGCCGGCACGTTCGTCCCGGATCTCGCGCTGGAGACCGACGAGGGCCCGACCAGCGTCGCCGAACTGCTGCGCCCGGCGCGGCCGGTCCTGCTCGACCTCGCGGGCAGGCCCGAACTGCGTGACCTCGCGCAGGGGCGAGTCGACGTCCACACCGCGAAGACCGAGGACCGGCCCGCCGACGTCCTCCTGATCCGCCCCGACGGCTACGTCGCCTGGGCGGGCGACGCCCCGGACGGCCTCGGCGAGGCCCTCGCCGCCTGGTTCGGCGCCTGA